The following are encoded together in the Bactrocera neohumeralis isolate Rockhampton chromosome 6, APGP_CSIRO_Bneo_wtdbg2-racon-allhic-juicebox.fasta_v2, whole genome shotgun sequence genome:
- the LOC126761362 gene encoding cell death protein Grim, which yields MAIAYFIPDQIKLLAASSANNSHTSTNSGGGVGVGNTNPTATATPQPAATAAANSPSGGHPHGTHHHHNSNNNFRANITIPLSAYSATAAQTDTGCWDLLTQIFCHALRFCHQSERHPTVIQISVEISQGDATGATTVQVGAAALPVEQAHQQTASPTLVGHTTAVPQNAATQNVATGNVSAAGVARPTVSSAEAAAPVVSSRNLEPGTHKPAASRR from the coding sequence ATGGCCATCGCTTACTTTATACCCGACCAAATCAAGCTGCTGGCGGCCAGCAGCGCCAACAACAGTCACACCAGCACGAATAGCGGCGGCGGTGTTGGGGTCGGCAACACGAACCCAACCGCAACTGCCACGCCACaaccagcagcaacagcagcagcgaaCAGTCCGAGCGGTGGACACCCGCATGGCACACATCATCAtcacaacagcaataacaattttCGCGCCAACATCACCATACCGCTGAGTGCCTACAGCGCCACAGCTGCACAAACGGACACCGGTTGCTGGGATTTGTTAACGCAAATATTCTGTCATGCTTTGCGTTTTTGCCATCAATCCGAACGGCATCCGACTGTAATACAAATCTCTGTGGAAATCAGTCAAGGCGATGCGACGGGCGCCACAACGGTGCAAGTAGGTGCGGCGGCGCTGCCAGTGGAACAGGCGCACCAACAGACAGCGTCGCCGACGTTAGTTGGACATACAACAGCGGTGCCGCAAAATGCGGCAACACAAAATGTGGCGACTGGAAATGTGTCTGCAGCCGGCGTGGCACGACCGACGGTGTCAAGTGCTGAGGCAGCGGCGCCGGTTGTGAGTAGCAGAAATCTGGAGCCCGGCACGCATAAGCCGGCGGCGAGCAGGCGTTAA